One Gimesia aquarii DNA segment encodes these proteins:
- a CDS encoding RAD55 family ATPase: MPKPRQQTGIPQLDDMLAGGLLPGKLTVVLGATGIGKTQLGLQYARTGLSQEGQIGILFDMATRGDSQSHSEYAERLFQWNLTEQSVDTPFNIETIWDEKQARKDYQHLFRQSGRRVTRRDMELDEWKEWKLEFVKKLDAAIAYFYSNFVHGVRRTVIDGIEPTERPSESFQFHAFEYVYHQILRKEYDWVARDLFRAQFRHNQEQVEHHRYDFQDIGCLLLLTTHEVMLDDLIQRPIESGDVLSNANTIILMGKIREGNQMSRALHIAKHRGSAVDESLVPYEIQESGIQLLR, from the coding sequence ATGCCAAAGCCGCGACAACAAACGGGAATTCCGCAACTGGATGACATGCTGGCGGGGGGCCTTCTACCTGGTAAATTAACCGTCGTGTTGGGAGCGACGGGTATCGGCAAAACCCAGTTGGGCCTTCAATATGCGCGGACAGGACTCTCGCAGGAAGGGCAAATTGGAATTTTATTCGATATGGCAACCCGAGGTGATTCTCAAAGCCATAGTGAATATGCAGAGCGGCTTTTTCAATGGAATCTTACTGAGCAGAGCGTCGATACGCCTTTCAATATAGAAACGATCTGGGATGAGAAGCAGGCGCGGAAAGATTACCAACATCTGTTTCGTCAAAGTGGTCGTAGGGTCACAAGACGTGATATGGAATTGGATGAGTGGAAAGAGTGGAAGCTGGAATTTGTCAAAAAGCTGGATGCCGCGATCGCTTACTTTTATTCCAATTTCGTGCATGGTGTGAGGAGAACGGTAATCGATGGAATCGAGCCTACAGAGCGTCCCAGTGAATCCTTTCAATTCCATGCATTTGAATATGTGTACCATCAGATTTTAAGAAAAGAATACGACTGGGTTGCCCGCGACCTGTTTCGAGCCCAGTTCCGCCACAATCAAGAGCAGGTCGAACATCACCGCTATGATTTTCAGGATATCGGTTGCCTCTTGTTGTTAACCACGCATGAGGTCATGCTGGATGATTTGATCCAGCGTCCCATCGAAAGTGGCGACGTGTTATCAAACGCGAATACCATCATCCTGATGGGAAAAATTCGCGAAGGAAATCAGATGAGTCGTGCATTACATATCGCAAAGCACCGTGGCAGTGCTGTTGATGAATCGCTTGTGCCGTATGAGATTCAGGAATCAGGTATTCAGCTTCTCAGATAA
- a CDS encoding rod-binding protein: MSPVSAIQPAIKQTSLTKNEANAPTQLTQTKKNSSELKDAFQDFVAGTFYKQMFKALRSGQNKPAYFHGGQAEELFQSHMDQQISEDLAKQHGSALSDTLFTSFARQMNAISVESLNLSSSTTS, from the coding sequence ATGTCCCCCGTGTCTGCAATTCAACCAGCAATCAAGCAAACATCGCTTACTAAAAACGAGGCAAATGCGCCCACGCAGTTAACTCAGACAAAGAAAAATTCTTCTGAGTTGAAAGATGCATTTCAGGATTTTGTAGCGGGGACTTTTTACAAGCAAATGTTCAAAGCTTTAAGGTCTGGACAAAATAAGCCCGCATATTTTCATGGTGGACAAGCTGAAGAGCTGTTTCAGTCTCACATGGATCAACAAATCTCCGAAGATCTGGCCAAGCAACACGGCAGTGCCTTGTCGGATACCCTCTTCACCTCATTTGCGCGGCAAATGAATGCAATCTCTGTCGAATCGTTGAATCTTTCTTCTAGCACAACGTCATAA
- the flgG gene encoding flagellar basal-body rod protein FlgG, with protein sequence MAIRALYTGATGMGANAFNLDIIANNLANAGTTAYKQSRANFEDIFYEHFKLPGVQDNAGNITPTGISLGLGTRVQSTEGDFNQGSIIPTTGDFDMAIVGEGFFQVNDGVQTLYTRAGNFTLNANGDVVMASADKGYLLEPTISIPQDAINISISGDGVVSYQQQGSNQIQTAGNIQIARFINNQGLLRQGDNLFTETTGSGSPQVGDPGTEGRGQIRQGFLEQSNVEPVRELVALIQTQRNFELNSQVVQAADQTLQTVANMRRF encoded by the coding sequence ATGGCAATCAGAGCTCTGTATACAGGTGCCACGGGCATGGGAGCCAATGCTTTCAATCTCGATATCATTGCTAATAATTTGGCGAATGCTGGTACGACTGCTTACAAACAAAGTCGAGCCAATTTCGAAGATATCTTCTATGAACATTTCAAGTTACCCGGCGTTCAAGACAATGCCGGAAATATTACACCGACTGGTATTAGTCTTGGTTTGGGAACCCGCGTTCAAAGTACAGAAGGCGACTTTAACCAAGGTTCGATTATACCTACGACCGGTGATTTTGATATGGCAATCGTGGGTGAAGGTTTTTTTCAGGTCAATGATGGAGTTCAAACTTTATATACTCGTGCAGGAAATTTCACGCTCAATGCCAATGGCGACGTTGTTATGGCATCTGCAGACAAAGGTTATCTGCTTGAACCCACGATCTCGATTCCTCAGGATGCCATTAACATTTCCATTTCTGGGGATGGGGTTGTGAGCTATCAACAACAGGGTTCCAATCAAATTCAGACTGCTGGCAATATTCAAATAGCCAGATTCATCAATAATCAGGGATTACTACGCCAGGGTGACAACCTATTTACCGAAACCACCGGTTCCGGTAGTCCACAAGTGGGAGATCCTGGCACAGAAGGCCGAGGCCAAATACGTCAAGGTTTTCTTGAACAATCCAATGTGGAACCGGTAAGAGAATTAGTGGCCTTGATTCAAACACAGAGAAACTTTGAATTGAATAGTCAGGTTGTTCAAGCGGCCGATCAGACTTTGCAGACCGTTGCCAACATGCGTCGTTTCTAA
- a CDS encoding flagellar basal body P-ring protein FlgI, whose amino-acid sequence MRARLFKSVAFLIVSMVTLQCSIADLWARTRVENICSVYGMKEIKLTGMGLIVGLDGTGDGGKNLPAIRSLAAALKHLNNPVVDLKDLYAANNVALVMIEATIPASGIRKGQKLDCFVSSMLGAKSLRGGRLLVAPVATPEIGNGVGAGLCSGAVILEDETSLATGKIINGLVMERDFELPFIDRKTRSITLLIDKRHAGFHTASEVSRVINSEFSFEAGNRQLAIAQGPGRVFIRIPKQYTESPVEFIAAVMEVGIDRPHQQARVVVNPKSQTVVVTGEVEISPVVISHKNLTVGVGNAAEGGIPGGFVPIVGQQGQQSTQRLQQLVEALNQLRVPTEDVISIIRELHRSGKLHAEYDEH is encoded by the coding sequence ATGCGAGCCCGGTTATTCAAATCAGTTGCTTTCTTGATTGTTTCCATGGTCACCCTGCAGTGTTCTATTGCAGATTTGTGGGCACGTACACGCGTCGAAAATATTTGTAGCGTTTATGGAATGAAGGAAATCAAACTCACAGGCATGGGTCTGATTGTTGGTTTGGACGGAACGGGTGATGGAGGAAAAAATCTTCCTGCGATACGAAGTTTGGCGGCAGCTTTGAAACATTTAAATAACCCTGTCGTTGATTTAAAAGACCTATATGCAGCCAACAATGTGGCACTCGTTATGATTGAAGCCACGATTCCAGCCAGTGGCATCCGTAAAGGCCAAAAACTGGACTGCTTTGTCAGTTCGATGTTGGGGGCCAAAAGCTTGCGAGGCGGACGTTTATTAGTTGCACCAGTTGCTACTCCTGAAATCGGTAACGGAGTGGGAGCTGGGCTTTGTTCGGGAGCTGTCATTTTGGAGGATGAAACCTCGCTCGCGACGGGGAAGATTATTAATGGTCTGGTTATGGAACGGGATTTCGAACTTCCCTTTATTGACCGTAAAACGCGTTCTATTACTTTACTCATCGATAAGCGACACGCAGGTTTTCATACCGCCAGTGAAGTCTCACGTGTGATTAACTCTGAGTTTAGTTTCGAAGCCGGAAATCGACAGTTGGCGATTGCACAAGGGCCAGGTAGGGTCTTTATTAGAATTCCAAAACAATACACAGAATCTCCAGTCGAATTTATTGCGGCAGTAATGGAAGTGGGGATTGACCGCCCTCATCAACAGGCCCGTGTGGTCGTCAATCCAAAATCACAAACCGTGGTCGTTACCGGTGAAGTTGAAATCAGTCCGGTAGTGATTTCGCATAAGAATCTTACTGTGGGTGTTGGTAATGCGGCGGAGGGGGGGATACCAGGAGGCTTTGTACCCATTGTTGGTCAGCAAGGTCAACAGAGTACACAACGTTTGCAGCAATTAGTTGAGGCGTTAAATCAATTGCGAGTTCCCACAGAGGATGTGATTAGTATTATTCGTGAGTTGCATCGATCAGGAAAACTACACGCTGAGTACGATGAGCATTAA
- a CDS encoding flagellar hook-basal body protein, translated as MIYGMYLSAQGADSNSVRLDVLSNNMANANSTSFKRDIPIFRMNPPHDAKEGPLNGLPGDLENHTGGITLEGIRTNFENGSFIATEAELDLALKGPGFFEVERDNETLLTRNGSLSLNADRQLVTADHGLPILDERGTEIEIPVEAVRIEISSDGVVTPYDQLGQSLGSVGQLAVVMPTSLEELVKIGQGLYATEGRVNPMEGPVNIQQGFLEASGTNSIEEMMELVSASRLFESNINMIKLQDDSLGRLLQSMPRR; from the coding sequence ATGATTTACGGCATGTACCTCTCAGCACAGGGAGCTGATTCCAATTCGGTTCGGCTTGATGTGTTATCAAACAATATGGCGAATGCCAATTCGACCTCGTTTAAGCGTGATATTCCTATCTTTCGTATGAACCCTCCACATGATGCGAAAGAGGGACCCTTAAACGGCTTGCCCGGTGATTTGGAGAATCATACGGGAGGTATTACTCTCGAAGGGATTCGCACCAACTTCGAGAACGGCTCATTCATTGCCACAGAAGCTGAGTTGGATCTTGCACTCAAAGGTCCGGGTTTCTTCGAGGTGGAACGCGATAATGAGACCTTACTAACGCGCAATGGCTCACTTTCGTTGAATGCTGATCGCCAACTCGTCACAGCTGACCATGGTTTACCGATTTTGGATGAGCGGGGAACCGAAATCGAGATTCCAGTAGAGGCGGTTCGCATCGAAATTTCCTCTGATGGTGTCGTGACTCCCTACGATCAGCTCGGTCAGTCATTAGGTTCTGTAGGGCAGTTGGCTGTTGTAATGCCAACTTCGCTCGAAGAATTAGTCAAAATCGGTCAAGGCTTGTATGCGACGGAAGGTCGCGTGAATCCGATGGAGGGGCCAGTGAATATTCAGCAGGGTTTTCTAGAAGCTTCGGGCACAAACTCCATTGAAGAGATGATGGAATTGGTGTCTGCCTCAAGATTGTTTGAATCAAACATTAATATGATCAAGTTACAAGATGACTCTTTAGGGCGCTTATTGCAAAGTATGCCTCGTCGTTAG
- a CDS encoding amidohydrolase family protein yields the protein MEYIDAHSHVWTPDVKKYPLAPGRKVSEMRPPSFTAEQLQAEMMAVGVNRVVLIQMSFYGFDNSYMLDSMAKYPGMFSGVAVINQNGENPTPDMLALKKKGVRGFRIAPKTKKVDEWLDGECMEQMWKTGAKEGLAMCCLMDAVGLPALDKMCQKHRDTTVVIDHLSRIGVTGEIDPQEVDMLCKMAKHPNVYVKTSAFYALGKKKTPYHDLAPMIKKVYQAFGANRLMWATDCPYQVQGDHTYKASIDLIQNGLPFLSQNDKKWILEQTAENVFFQGI from the coding sequence ATGGAATATATTGACGCACATTCGCACGTTTGGACTCCTGACGTTAAAAAATATCCTTTGGCGCCAGGGCGAAAAGTTTCTGAAATGCGGCCCCCCAGCTTCACAGCAGAGCAACTGCAGGCAGAGATGATGGCGGTTGGGGTGAATCGGGTTGTTCTGATTCAGATGTCGTTCTATGGATTCGATAACAGTTATATGTTGGATTCGATGGCCAAATATCCGGGGATGTTTTCAGGTGTCGCTGTCATCAATCAGAACGGCGAAAATCCGACACCAGATATGCTGGCACTAAAAAAGAAAGGTGTGCGTGGATTCCGAATTGCTCCTAAAACCAAAAAGGTTGATGAGTGGCTGGATGGGGAATGTATGGAGCAAATGTGGAAAACGGGTGCCAAAGAAGGTCTGGCGATGTGCTGTCTGATGGATGCCGTGGGTTTGCCCGCTTTGGATAAAATGTGTCAGAAACACCGCGATACAACAGTGGTCATCGATCATCTTTCTCGAATCGGAGTTACAGGTGAAATTGATCCTCAAGAGGTCGATATGTTATGTAAGATGGCGAAGCATCCCAATGTCTATGTGAAAACTTCGGCGTTTTACGCACTGGGAAAAAAGAAGACGCCATATCACGACTTGGCTCCCATGATTAAGAAAGTGTATCAGGCATTTGGTGCGAATCGCTTAATGTGGGCGACTGACTGTCCTTACCAGGTTCAAGGCGATCATACTTATAAAGCATCCATTGATTTGATTCAGAATGGTTTGCCGTTTCTTTCTCAAAATGATAAAAAATGGATTTTGGAACAGACAGCGGAAAACGTTTTCTTTCAGGGTATTTAA
- the flgA gene encoding flagellar basal body P-ring formation chaperone FlgA yields MSRFWISSILGVLLVFSCLSRGGEVHAEILRLKATAVVDTPVVHLGDIADVLNADMEQIARMKAMALQPAPPQGRTQVITISQIRSRLQALGVDLSQLELTGKSQVRVSLKQVDRPAHRVPLATQQEMKKAEEKVQRVLADWLKKIFRDANRFSVTIRIPHDDVQMIRTSNPASYRFSKIDRILGIEQELTLDLIDSKGAVRQTRVFCQLQNIPEILAAKYTLNKGTVIRADDLIWVKPEKNQTGITDPQLVISRELTRTVHQSHAIRSQDLIEVPLIRDGAIVTVSARRGGITVKREMRARGNGGLGDPITLIALEGRDRLTATVSGYNQAEVNYRPANEIQRDSRVQFISGATGSRGSINRGGVRRNPAQSVIRRVGGTR; encoded by the coding sequence ATGTCTCGTTTTTGGATCAGTTCGATTTTGGGAGTATTGCTGGTCTTCTCCTGTTTGAGCAGAGGAGGCGAGGTACATGCGGAAATACTCCGGCTGAAGGCAACTGCTGTTGTTGACACGCCGGTTGTTCATTTAGGAGATATCGCGGACGTGTTAAATGCTGATATGGAGCAGATTGCACGCATGAAAGCGATGGCATTACAACCTGCGCCTCCACAAGGGCGAACGCAGGTGATTACGATTTCTCAGATTCGAAGTCGCTTACAAGCATTAGGAGTGGATCTTAGCCAACTTGAACTCACAGGCAAAAGTCAAGTCCGTGTTAGCTTGAAACAAGTAGATCGACCTGCACACCGAGTGCCTCTCGCAACCCAGCAGGAGATGAAAAAAGCAGAAGAAAAAGTTCAAAGAGTATTAGCAGATTGGTTAAAGAAAATTTTTAGAGATGCGAATCGCTTTTCTGTTACGATTCGGATCCCGCACGATGACGTGCAGATGATTCGTACAAGTAACCCCGCTTCTTATCGTTTTTCCAAGATCGACAGAATATTAGGCATCGAGCAGGAATTGACTTTGGACTTAATTGATTCCAAAGGAGCGGTCCGTCAGACACGCGTGTTTTGTCAACTCCAAAATATTCCTGAAATCTTGGCCGCAAAATATACCTTGAATAAAGGGACGGTAATCCGTGCCGATGATCTCATCTGGGTAAAACCTGAAAAAAATCAAACGGGAATCACTGATCCTCAACTTGTCATTAGCAGAGAATTAACACGCACAGTACATCAATCGCATGCAATACGCAGCCAGGATTTGATAGAAGTGCCTTTAATTCGCGATGGTGCCATCGTGACTGTATCCGCACGTCGTGGAGGGATTACGGTTAAAAGAGAAATGAGAGCCCGCGGCAATGGTGGTTTGGGAGATCCGATTACACTGATCGCATTGGAAGGCCGCGATCGATTGACGGCGACGGTATCTGGTTATAACCAGGCTGAAGTCAATTATCGGCCTGCAAATGAAATCCAACGCGATTCTAGAGTTCAATTTATTTCTGGTGCAACAGGATCAAGGGGTTCTATCAATCGCGGTGGAGTGCGTCGAAACCCTGCTCAATCAGTGATTCGAAGAGTAGGGGGGACTCGATGA
- the csrA gene encoding carbon storage regulator CsrA: MLVLTRRKDEEIVINGNISIKVLSVKGNRVRLGVEAPDDVQVNRAEISKLVKQFEVECPAVPSCGF, translated from the coding sequence ATGTTAGTGCTCACTAGACGTAAGGATGAAGAGATTGTTATCAATGGTAACATCTCCATCAAAGTGCTATCTGTAAAGGGAAACCGAGTACGGTTGGGAGTAGAGGCACCTGATGATGTGCAGGTGAATCGAGCCGAAATTTCTAAGCTTGTTAAGCAGTTTGAAGTAGAATGTCCCGCAGTCCCAAGTTGTGGCTTTTGA
- a CDS encoding HDOD domain-containing protein: MLVENDTDSVDLADKFVQRLDRLHSAPKVAQQILKLTRDPGSVIDDIVKCIEHDPGLAAKILQVVNSAKYGVARQITSIKHAVSYLGKDTIRMLTISFSMVESLTKGSKGRIFADYWQRALTTASIASFLADHHKCLKKDEAYTAGLLADVGILVLSQVEREQYSLIYESYPHGDALIKGEQQYFGFDHALLGARLLHHWDIPQEVVTAVENHHGTAQHGCPLGIALRTGSLLAGSLWNFSSVEYLEAEEILDSFFKLDPEQIETMIEACKQDVAESAELFGVNLEG; encoded by the coding sequence ATGTTAGTCGAAAACGATACTGATTCTGTTGATCTTGCTGATAAATTCGTACAACGTTTGGATCGATTACACTCGGCTCCTAAGGTAGCCCAACAAATCTTAAAGTTGACACGCGATCCAGGAAGTGTGATTGATGATATTGTAAAATGTATTGAGCATGATCCGGGTCTCGCCGCGAAGATTCTGCAGGTCGTGAATTCAGCCAAATATGGAGTTGCGAGGCAAATTACAAGTATCAAACATGCCGTTTCCTACCTTGGAAAAGATACGATTCGCATGCTGACAATCAGCTTTTCAATGGTTGAGTCACTGACTAAAGGAAGTAAGGGACGTATCTTCGCTGACTATTGGCAGCGTGCCTTAACAACGGCTTCCATTGCTTCGTTTCTAGCCGATCATCACAAGTGTTTGAAAAAAGATGAAGCTTACACGGCTGGCTTATTAGCAGATGTAGGAATCCTGGTTTTGTCACAAGTGGAGCGTGAACAGTACAGCCTGATCTATGAGAGCTATCCTCATGGAGATGCTCTCATAAAAGGCGAACAGCAATATTTTGGTTTTGATCATGCTTTGTTGGGAGCCCGTTTGCTTCATCATTGGGATATTCCACAAGAGGTTGTGACAGCCGTTGAAAATCATCATGGGACGGCACAGCATGGATGTCCGCTAGGAATTGCCTTGCGGACAGGTAGTCTGCTTGCTGGTTCATTATGGAACTTCTCTTCAGTCGAGTATCTGGAAGCGGAAGAGATTCTGGATTCGTTTTTCAAACTCGATCCAGAGCAAATCGAAACAATGATCGAAGCGTGCAAACAGGATGTGGCCGAAAGTGCGGAGCTATTTGGTGTGAACCTGGAAGGGTAA
- a CDS encoding D-TA family PLP-dependent enzyme produces the protein MDACYQIDDTSQIISPGLIIFKDLVEDNLQKMVEIVGDPTRLRPHCKTHKMREIIALELSMGIEKHKAATFPEAEMLADTGVKNISLAYNLVGPNITRAVEFRKRWPDVSLQVTADHPRPIVQLGEAMTAAGTEIEVLLDLNTGQNRTGLEPGETAVELYQMIANTPGLIAAGLHVYDGQNHQIDFQEREAAVKAVWNNVSRLRDQLITEGLAVPRIVAGATGSFPIFASIDDPDIEVCPGTCVLHDVGYGELFPDLKFTPAGLVLTRVISRPGSDRITLDLGYKAVASDPAMENRCQFPDLPDAKAVLQNEEHLVVMSARANEFQPGDELLAIPRHICPTSALHKSVTVVSEGQVVDHWNVAARDRFLSV, from the coding sequence ATGGATGCATGCTATCAGATTGACGACACAAGTCAGATTATTTCTCCGGGCTTGATTATCTTTAAGGATTTAGTCGAAGATAATTTGCAGAAGATGGTTGAAATTGTAGGAGATCCCACCCGCTTACGTCCGCATTGTAAAACACATAAAATGCGAGAAATTATTGCGCTGGAACTTTCGATGGGGATTGAAAAGCATAAGGCGGCGACGTTTCCCGAAGCGGAAATGCTGGCGGATACGGGAGTCAAAAATATCAGTCTGGCGTATAATCTGGTGGGACCTAATATCACTCGAGCAGTTGAATTTCGTAAGCGCTGGCCCGATGTTTCACTTCAAGTGACAGCAGATCATCCTAGACCGATTGTGCAATTGGGCGAAGCAATGACGGCCGCAGGTACTGAGATTGAAGTACTTCTCGATTTGAATACCGGGCAGAATCGAACAGGGCTCGAACCGGGAGAAACGGCCGTTGAATTGTATCAAATGATTGCAAATACACCGGGATTAATTGCCGCTGGATTGCACGTGTATGACGGGCAGAACCATCAGATCGATTTTCAGGAACGCGAAGCAGCCGTCAAAGCAGTCTGGAATAATGTGAGTCGATTACGAGATCAATTGATCACGGAAGGCTTAGCAGTACCTCGCATCGTGGCAGGTGCCACAGGATCATTTCCGATTTTCGCGAGTATAGATGATCCGGATATCGAAGTCTGTCCAGGAACCTGTGTGTTACATGATGTGGGTTATGGGGAATTATTTCCCGACCTGAAATTTACTCCTGCAGGTTTGGTTTTAACACGTGTGATCAGTCGTCCTGGTTCGGATCGGATTACGTTGGATTTAGGATATAAGGCGGTTGCCTCTGACCCGGCTATGGAAAATCGTTGCCAGTTTCCTGACCTTCCAGACGCGAAAGCTGTGCTGCAAAATGAAGAACATCTGGTGGTTATGAGCGCGCGTGCCAATGAATTTCAGCCGGGTGATGAACTACTGGCAATACCTCGGCACATTTGTCCGACTTCGGCGTTACATAAATCAGTAACGGTTGTCAGTGAAGGCCAGGTGGTAGATCATTGGAATGTAGCGGCCCGAGATCGTTTTCTTTCTGTTTGA
- a CDS encoding flagellar basal body L-ring protein FlgH — protein sequence MKKTNMRNWPNLRGNQRNSEQICQRDWMLAILREAISLGCIVLLCTSVVQAQSPAVQANSATTIRSSQGTSTSGTEKEKQPSQRRRLRKTERIAAQIDDFGAVSESVQVTESLANTFGQGDLYTYSPKPPLIKDYSLIYVPPLEPIVVKVHDIITILVDEKSSVTVDSRFNRNRTEILKAELKEFLRIDQKGNLAPAALNSPKIDAQLQGRLQSTGQLADREGIQYRIAAIVVDIRPNGNLILEARKSIRTNRDVWEYRLTGEIRSKDVNRDNTALSENIANLDIVKHQRGKVYQSTKRPWGVVLYDWFFPF from the coding sequence ATGAAAAAAACGAATATGAGAAACTGGCCAAATCTGAGGGGGAACCAGAGAAATAGTGAGCAAATCTGCCAACGCGATTGGATGTTGGCAATATTACGGGAGGCGATTTCTCTGGGATGTATCGTATTGTTATGTACTTCGGTTGTGCAGGCACAGTCTCCAGCAGTGCAGGCAAACTCGGCCACAACAATACGATCGTCCCAGGGTACTTCCACATCTGGTACTGAGAAAGAAAAGCAGCCATCTCAACGCAGACGATTAAGAAAAACGGAAAGGATTGCCGCTCAAATAGATGATTTCGGTGCTGTGTCTGAATCAGTTCAAGTGACAGAGTCGCTGGCGAATACATTTGGCCAAGGAGATTTATATACGTATTCCCCCAAACCTCCACTGATTAAGGATTATTCGTTGATTTATGTTCCACCCTTGGAACCTATCGTAGTGAAGGTCCACGATATCATCACTATCTTGGTTGATGAAAAGTCGAGTGTGACTGTTGATTCCCGTTTTAATCGAAATCGAACTGAAATATTGAAAGCTGAGTTGAAAGAATTTTTACGAATTGATCAGAAAGGAAATTTGGCCCCTGCTGCCTTGAATAGTCCCAAGATCGATGCTCAGCTGCAAGGACGTTTGCAAAGTACAGGGCAGTTGGCGGATCGTGAAGGAATTCAATATCGAATTGCGGCGATTGTGGTTGATATTCGTCCGAATGGAAATCTGATTCTGGAAGCGCGAAAAAGTATTCGAACAAATCGTGATGTCTGGGAATATCGTTTAACAGGTGAAATTCGCAGTAAAGATGTGAATCGTGACAACACGGCATTAAGCGAGAATATTGCCAATTTGGATATTGTCAAACATCAGAGAGGTAAAGTCTATCAGAGCACGAAAAGACCATGGGGGGTTGTTTTGTACGATTGGTTCTTTCCTTTTTAA